From the genome of Gymnogyps californianus isolate 813 chromosome 29, ASM1813914v2, whole genome shotgun sequence:
GAGAGCCCTTGCATAAACCATTCTGCCGGCAGAGCGGTGGGACCGTAACCTCAGGAAGCAGGGCCGTATCACGTGGTTGATGGCGGCACCTTCTGATGTCACCGTAGCTATTTGTTAAACACTAACAGCAGTCTGCACACATGGCAGTTCTCACCACCGTCCAGACTACTCtgctgcaaagcaaagctggCCAGActttgcaaagcactttgagaTCCACAGAGGAAGAACACTGCTCCAACAGCAAGCACTACCTTTTAACGAACACGCAGGAATACGGATCGTCAACCAAAGCAGCTTCTCCCCAGTTATTCCAGGTTTGTGATGCTCCTAGATGTCAGGATGTCACTTTTCAGTTCCAGGCTCTGTACAAAGAAGGAAGTGACAAGTCTCCATTTGTGTTCCCAGGCACAAATTAAGACATGTTTTTCTGGGCATTTCCATTTCAACCTTCCTAAAGCTGGAGGGTGATGCAAgccagggaagggggaagagaaggtcgTGAAAAGAGGAGCAACAATGGGAGAACAAGGCAAATGCAAACAGCCACGTCGAGTCTCCATGTTGATGACCAAGACCCTGAAAAGAAAGGGTTAAAAACCACAGCCCATGGATCTCTCAGCTGAGCAGTGCCTAACTGCGCTTCTGAGCTAAGGCAAGCAAAGTTCATCCTCACTTCCAACACTGCATCATCGCTTCTGGTACGGTAACACTTAGAAACCGGTCATCCTTCCAATTCTGGCAGCATTCAGAGCACCAGGAACGGAGGGACGAGGAGGGGGGGGTCCTGGTTCAGCCGCCTCCGGCAGCAGACCCTTCCTGagcctgcctcctgcccctgACGCACTACCACTGCATCTCATCCCGCAGGCAGCCACGTCCCGGCAGTCACCAACAACTGCTTCCCCAGGACAAGACTCTCGGTAGTTCCACCCGCCTCCCTTTTGGCTGTAATTTGCTCTAACTTGGTGCATGATTAACCAAGCTTGGAATAAGCTAACCTCCTTGCAGGGCCAGGCATACAcaagcaaaaagagaagagcatCTCAAAGAATCAATCCAACGTGAAACTGATTATTTCACTGACCACAAGGACTTTCTTTCTGTATCAAAAAAAGCCTACGGGTCTTCAGGAATAACAGACTGCTGAATTTTTAGGAAGGGATTGACTGCAGCTGCATCACAGCTTATATTCCAGGCTCTGGCAAACGGGTATTCGAAGTCTGTGCACAGGCACAAGCTGAACTGTCGGAGAGCAGAGCAATACCAAGTAGCTCCACTTGCAAATGCAGAAACTGGAACAAGTGTGCCAAAACCAGAGATCTGAAAACAGATTCAGTTTGAATCTAGATCGAGTGAGACCTCAAATTCAACATGAGATGCAGTCAACACCATACCCCAATTTGGGGGCCATTTTACGTTACCAGTGTAACGCGGAAAGGCCATAGCACAAATGTCTCCAAATTGCAGGCTTCATGAAGAGAGCTCAGTCAAGAGCCATTTGGTTAGAAACGCAGTAACAAAATAACTGGCAATTATTTACCTCTggcatggaaaagaaattatgattATGAAATTATGGCGGGGGGGGTTAGGGGGGTGCTATTAACAGACCATTTCATTGCCTATCTGccaacaaaatatttgcttaacaTCAGCAAACAGCCCTGCAGGCTGCCACGGCTCCTGCTGATGGACAGTGAAGTTAAAAATACCCAAGGGCATCCGGGTCCAacagggagggggggaaaaccCTATTTTACCTAGCACAAAGAAAACGACACTTCACTGTTACAGTCAATTGACTTGACAGATAACGCACAACAAATACCATGGCTTGTCTAAACAAAAGTTGTATTGCTTTAATTATAATTACTGTATTACTGGTTCACTAATACAGGCATAATTAGACAGCATAAAGCTTCCTGCACAGGAATTATCTGCACACAGCACCTATGAAAACATTACTTTGCTCTTGTTAGGAGTCCCACTagcttaatatttaaaaaaataaaataaaataaaataaagtctaGCCAAGGCAATTTCCTGGTGAAGCCTGAGGGTTTAGTCCATGCTCCAGATTCCTCTGCCACCCAAAAACTGAACCATGTGTAACAGAGCTCCCCACGTGAAAGGTAAGGTGTATCTGCTAAGAAAAATCCTCATTGctgcaataaggaaaacaaatacataataataaaaaatgtacccttgatttttgtttagttttatgTACTATAGTGCTTTGTTTTTAGAATTTTAGCCATAACCTCCTTGAGGAAATAACTGTACTTTCTTTGGACTCTTACTAATAACTACTTTCATTCAGAACCTAAATTAGAAAGACAACATCACTTTAATCTCAGGGCCCGCAAGCAATCAAAACCATAAGTTCCTCCTGCGGGGAGGTGAAGAGGGACGGCATCCTGGCATCACCAGGGATGCTTCCATTTGACCACCACGGCCACAATTCTTGCTCTGCCAAGACGAGAGTTTTGCTCAGAGCCTTTATTCTTCCAGAAATTAAACCTAGGGCCTTGCTCAGAGCACTGAACCTGTCGCATCCAGTTTCAGTAACTCTTTGATGATCTTTCAAGTAATTTTGGGGAGATCGATATAAAAGTAATTGTTAAATCTCAAAAGAACTGACCTGCCCTCCAAAACGAAATACAAGTACATCAGCTTCCCTCCCGGGTCAGGGAGCCATTCTGTACTTCAACACTTGAACAGTTTCCGCGCCAAAACTACGATTCAATAGATCTATAGATGGTGACTCCTCACCATGAATAGAAAGCATTTCTTGAATTTCTGCCTAGAAATTAAAGCAGCGGATTACCAAGCAGACGGTACCTGCTTCTGCTCTCTTGCTAGTTTGTGGTATGACCTACAGGATACAGCTTCAGTTTTCTAAACACAGACCGCAACTTAGTATgaacccccccgccccccaattTATCTCCTTTTTCATGCAGCCCCATCAATCTGTTCTCCAAACCGtttttgctgcagctgcatctAAATATGATTCTTTGGCAAATAAAGACAGGGTCTTTGTGTACCCCTGGCCAAGGATGCCTCCTGCTCAGCATACTAATGCCTTCGCACGACGGCCTGGGAACCATCCAGAAGCAGGCGGCGAGGCCGCCTTTCCAATCCCCAGCCGCTATACCCGGTTGCCTGTGGAGATCCTCTCAAGTGGGAAAGCACGAGATCAAACAAATCCACTACAAGTCTCTCAAATTTGAAGCCTTTTATCTGTGCCCCACTACGCCGAACCTGGTCTAAGTCGGCAGCTCTGTTTTCGAAGTCTTTACTGTTGCACTCCTTAAATTTACCCCAGGATGGAAGCGGATATAAAAACAGCCTCTGAACTGAAGATCTGCAGTTCCTCCGCGAGCAGCTGTCTCTCTGTAAACGATGAGGCAGAGACACTCTAAGGCCAGCACTTCCCAACACACCCACAGCCTCGCgctgccttcccccccacctcctgcaggcaggagctgggcagccgGCGCAGCAAGCCGCCCCCCTACCTTATAGATAAAGCCATCAGCGCTTATGTTCggccagacaaaaaaaaaatccaacgTGCTCTAAAGGCGGCGAACGCGTGCAAAGTTTGGCACAGGACCCGCTCAAGGTCACTGAGCGGATTAGCAGTTGTGCAGACCAGAAGCCTTTCCCAGCACCCTGGTTTCAGGGCGCAGGGCATGtccccccccagctctccccgACGCAGCTTTGCTTCCTGCAGCCCCGGAGGCTCAGGGCacctccatccccttcccctgcgCTCCTCAATGGCGCAGCAGCCCCCCTCCTCAGCCAAGCGGGTCTCGCACCAAACCGCCCCCTCCAACCTCTCCCCGTGCTCCCCCTTCACCCCGGTTTCCCCGCACGCCCCCCCCCGAAGCACACCCCGCTTCAGCAGCCTGCCCCGGGTGCTCCCCATCACCCACCTGCCGCAGACCCCCACCGTCCCGCCCCACAGccagcgccccccccccccctccaccccaggcCCCCCAACCGCCCCTCAGCACCGGCCCCGAGCCGGGCCACCACCGTCCTGCCCCGCCGCCACTCGCCCAGGCCaggcctcctcctcctcctcctcctcccgccccaCAACCGAGCCCCCCGTTCCCGCACCGCAGcctccggccccggcccccgccgcccccttACCTCAGGCCGGCGGGCGGGaggcccccgccccgccccgccgcccgccggtCCCGCCACCCCATGGCCGCTCTCCCGTCGGTGGCCGCCGGCCGGAAGTGAACGGCGGCAGCACGTCGGGGGCCTCGCGCGCCGCCCGAGCAATCAGCGCCCGAGCACCGGCGCCATCTTGGGGAAGGGCTGACGCCGCTCCGGAAGAGACCTCGCGCGCTTCCGGCCGCAGTAAAGAGGGCGGCCCGCCCGCCGTGCCCCGGGAAGACGATGAGGGGACGGAGCGCGCATGCGCGCATCAGGAGGCCTCGCCTGCGCCCTCACCTTAAAGGGCCAGCGCCGACTTACAGCTCTTAAAGGGCCAGCGGCCCTTAACCACTGGGTGCGACTCCTGTGTTTCCCGGGAAGAATTCACGTGCTGGCtgctggaagggaagagggCACGGCGAGGGGGGGGAAAACAGCAGGAGTTCTGAAAGGAAGGGAGTGATGGGGGGTGTAAGAGGGCCATTTCCCCTTTCCTTGGAGGCTCCTCGCCCCTCGTTGCACGTGCAGACCTCGCACACCCCCACATTGCACGTGCACGCACGTTCCCCATACACGCTGCGCGTGCATGCATACCTCGCACCCTCGCACACCCCACGTTGCACATGACCGCGCATTCCCCGCACGTGTTGCACCTGTGCACACCTTGCACACCCTCGCCTTCCACGGGCACGCGCGTTCCACGAACATACAAACCCACGTTGCACGGATGCGCACACCCCCCCCTGCACGCGAGGCCGAGGGCCCTGGCGCTGCCCTCCTGGGGCGGCTCCTTGCACCCAGCAGCGCAACGTCgtggcttttcctttttaataaaaaaaaaaaaaatcaaatgtacaAAGAGCAGGAAAATTTACAGCTGGTTCGTTGGAAAAAAGAAGGCTCGACTGACGTCATCCAAAAAAAGCCGCAGGGGCCAACCCCGGGGGGCAGCTGGTGAGAAGTTGGTGGGGGTCCACCACCATGGCTGTCCGGGGGTCAGGGTGATGTGGGGTccccccctgcccagcacccgtggtggggagcggggtggggaggcctggcagcGCAGGGTGGGTGCCCGTGGGGTTGGCCCATGGAGCCCATCCGGCTCAGCTTTCCCCATTTTGGAGCTTCTATGGAtcccagggttttttttttcctggggtgACACCAGTGGCAGCATCCGCCGACTCCGCCCGTCCCCACCCCACGTCCTTGCCCCATGGCCACATCCTGCCCTCGGCCCCACGTCTTTGCGCCATGGCCACGGCCCTCCTCTGTGCCCACATCCTTTCCCTGTCCCCACGTCCTTCCCTCGCCCCCCgctctctccccatcccacctcctCGCCCCATCCCACCCCCTTGCTGCAtcccctgctgctcccaggggcCCATCCTACCTCGCTGCCCCTCGCTGCCGCCCCAAAATGTTACCTTATGTTAAAACACatgtattaaattaaaaaaaaaaaaaaaaaaaagaaaaaaaaccttcacatTCATATCACCCCCACACCCCACTCCTTCCCCACGGTCTCCCCGACCCGGTGGCGGCGTCACGCCGTGTCCCCCGCCGGGACGTGGAGACTGTTGTTATCCGCATCGATGTCCCCATCAAGCTGGAGGCAGCAAGCACGggagctttcctcctcctcctcctcctcggtgGGGACTCCGGGTGCCGAGGGCTCTCCAGTCCCTCCATTGAGGGGTACCTTCTCCCGGTGCTGGGATGGGGGGCTGTGGGGCGCGCTGCATCCCCGCACCTTGCTCCTGGCTTTGAGCTGGTCGTGGTAGGCGAGGagagccaggcaggcagcagcggcCAGCGTCACGGCCAGCAGCACGGTGACGGTGACAAACTGGGGCCAGTAAGACCGGGGGCTGCCGGGGTCTGAGGACCCCCAGGCAAAcccctcctcagccacctcaTCCGGCTGGGGGGCCACCCCACTGGGGTCACGTAGCTGGTAGTGAGCCACGGTCCACGTGTAGCCGTTCTCAGTGGCCTGGCACTTGTAGGTGCCGGCAGTCCCCCGTTGCATGATGACCACCAGCGTCTGGTCAGGCAGCAGCGCCGtggccccccggcccccccggccgccgggctgctgccagctgtaGGTAGCCAgggcggagcggcgggggcACGGCAGGCGAACCACGGCATTAAGCGGGGGGCTGAGCCCTGCGGGGTGCggagggggagaggcagggtgACGGAGTGCACCCCACGTGCCCCGTCCCACCCTCCAGTCCCCGTCCCGCCGCacccccgtcccgtcccgccgcGCCCCCATACTCAACTCTCTGCGGCAGGATCCTCCTGTGCCCCCCAGGCTCGGGGCATGGCCGCGCTCCTGCGGTGGCACACGGCGGCTGGGCTCCCCGCCTCGATGTCCTGCAGCCACGCGCTCCTGCGGCCGGGAGAGTGGCATCAGCATCCCGGTCCCCTCTGCATCCCCCTTCCCATCCTCATCCCGCTGCCTCTCTGGCTCACTTGtcctcggcggcggcggcggcggcacgggtgggctggcaggagccctTGAGGCTGTGCCAGGCGCAGTACGGGTCCCGCGCCAGCACGCACTCGGCGCAGCTCCGGTGCAGGCTGCAGTTGGCCAACGGGACTTGGAGGACACCACCGGAGTAACCCACGTAGAGGatgccctggggagggagaggcgcGGGGCTTgagcctccccctgcccccctgtGCTGGGCTTGGGGTGGGCTCTTGGGTCATCCCCATCCCCTACCTTTCCCGGAGCCAGCAGTAAGTTCTTCACCGGCTCTGGCGTCCCGAAGAGCTGGATGCTCTCCACGATGTGGGGATCCCCGGGCAGCTCCACCGCTTTGTGCAGGAAACCCTCCGCTGCGGGGACACAGGGGACAGCACCGGTGTTTTGGGGAGCCAAAGGAAGGGTAGGAGGGGTGACCAGGTGCCCTGTGCGTACCCCCACGTAAACTCACCCGTGGCCAGGAACATGACGCGGTAGGTGGCCCCCGAGACGCCACGAGTCTCGTCCACCGCTATGCGCGTGTACGTGACGTCCGTCTTCACCAGCAGCGGCCGCCCCTGGGTGGGTAACACCTTCCCGTCCATTAGGAAATGGTCCTTCATGAAGGTGAGGGCTTTGTCAGAGGAGGGACCCATGTAgcactgcagggagagaggagtcAGTGCTggcatggggaaactgaggcacagggagagggggggacgggacacacGCCACCAGGCTGCCCGTGACGGCATCAGTCGGGTGCAAAGGGacgcccccccccctttcctaTCCTGCTTGCGACACCACCACCGTCTCACCCCAGTGCGAGCACACAGGGCAAACTGGGACAGACGAACCCCTCCCCACGGGGACCAGCATCATCCTCCGGGAGGGCCTTGTCCCCCCGGGGGGCAGCACTCACGCTGCCGGGCCGGGGACTCATGTCGGGGCCGCCGTAGACCGTCCAGCGGGAGCTCTCCTTGTTCAGCTCCTTGTACTTGCCCTCGAAGACCTCCTCCAGAGCCTCCTGGCTGTAGGCACAGACGGCTgcgctgcccgccctgcccgcctgcctgcagggacagcaaggtgggcatggggaggaggtgggtCCCCGGTGCACCCGCAGCACCCCTGGGTGCCGGGACTCACCACTGCGAGGTGAAGACGGCGTAGAAGTCGGCACCGCCATCGCGGCGGGGCAGGGCGAAGGCGTGATGGATGACGTTGAAGGGGAAGCGGCCGGGTTGCGAGCACACCAGCTGGGCCTTCAAGAACGTCGTCCACTTCTTCTGCAGCACCTTGTCCCCCCCGACATCGCTCTGCGGGAGCCGGGAGGGTGCTCAGCCCCCGGGTGACAGGAGCTGGTTACCCCCATCGTCCCCCGGTCATCGTCCTCCGTCACCGTCCCTGCACCCACCTTGCAGACGCGGGCCACCCGCGGCACCAGGAGCCGCTCGAAGAAATCAAACTCATCGGCCGTCTCCTCGAAGAAGAAGTAGACCTTGTCATCTCCAGGGATGCTGAAGGAGGCCACGAAGGCGGTGTCGGCTGtggggcacagccagggcaggtGGGTGAGGAGCTGGagtgaggggggggggggctgctgcaggcaccCCCCGGCACGGGGAGGATGAGGGGGGCCGGGGGGTCTCTGCTTACCTGAAAGCCAGCGGAGGAAGGCGTCCGTCTTGAGCAGAGTCCGGCTGCCCAGCGAGCGGGAGATGATGGGCTCGTTGCCCTGGAAGTTGTTCATGGTGCCGGCGTAGAGCTCGCCGTCTGCTCGGGGACGGGTGGGGGTGAGCCATGCCAGggaccaccccccccccccccccgccatcaCCCTCCACTCCATCCCAGGGATGGGTGCCCACCCATGGGGGCCACTGGCCCCGTACTCACCCACCAGCAGGGCGGTGTAGGTGTGCTGGGGGTCAAAGGGGCACTGGCCCTTCCCATCCAGGAAAGGttgtcctctgctgctggacACCAGTGTGAAGTTCTCCAGTTGctgtgggaaaggggagaaaaatcagCCGATGGGGTTAAAACAGATCCCAAATCTGCAAGAAATGGCTGTGGACTCCCTCTGGCCCGTGGGGAAGCTGCGGTGCTCACCACGTGCTCAGcaagtggggaaactgaggcaggacAGGCTGCCTGGGTCACCTGAGGGAACTGGGACCCAAAATCAGGGGTGTACTACCTGCATCTGACCTGGGAGGTAAAAAGCCGCTGGCAGCCGTGGTTAGAAACGCCATGGGCTCCTTTAGCGCATGAAATGCAAAGATGCACCTCGGTGTGTGGGGggggcagcacccagcaccccacATCCCCCGGGACTTCCCACGATGCAATTAGCTCCGATCCCCCATCCCGCTCTGGCTCCTGGGCCAGTATTTTGTGGCTCTCACGGCAATGCCACAACATGTCCAGAGAGCCCCCCCTCGTCCCCGTCCttggcggggcaggggggggacacacacactcACGATGTAGGTGCAGGCGGGGCTGAAGGCGTAGGTCCCGCAGACGTAGAGGTGGGTCTGGTTCAGGGCCACAAGGACCCGGATGAAGTTGAAGCACTCGGTCTGCGGGGGGACAAGAGCAGAGGTGGGGgctgagcagccctgcagctctggGGGACCCCCCCAAGCCCCCCATGGTGCTGCCTCACTTCCCGGCTCTTCTTCTTAAAAGCACACTCGGAGGTTTTCTCGGCCGTGGGTCCCCACATTATCTGCGGAGAGAAGGGAGACAGTCCACAGCTGCTGAGGCAGGCCACGACCGCCCAGCCcgagtggggaaactgaggcacagcagaGGGCACCACCCCAGCCTCCTCAAAAGCGGCCGCTGCTCACCGAAGCTTTGGCACTGATGCTGCCCGGGGTGCCGACGGTGAGGGCCAGCACTCGGTCACGCGCCCCCACATACAGCTCCTCCTCGCTCTCGTGCAGGAGGAAGATGTCGTAGTGGGAGACGTTGTCCTGGCTGAAATGGGTGAGGGTCCGTCGGGGGTCCCCTGGCAGGAGCGAAGGGGGATGACGGGGGCCaaggggacacacacacacacacacgtcccaccgccaccaccaccatcaaCCCTGGACGGACGCGGCAGCAGCTGCCATTGCGGCTTCTGTCACCTCTCACATAGGAAACGGGGTGCATTGCTTCCCCCACGGCCCCCCATCGCTGTCCCCACTTCCCCTTCCAGGTCCCCACCTCCCCCTCAGCCCCTGTGGGTCCTGCCCCAAGAGCTGGATGTCCCCAAAGCTGCAAAACCCACGCACCCCTCGCCCTCGGACGCTGCTTTGCTGTCCTGTAAGAAACAGGGTGCATTTTTCCCTCTTAGGCTGCAGGCTCTGCCCGTGATGCTTTGGGGCCGCGGCCACGGGGCGATGCTCCGTTTGGGGGATGCACCGCCCCAGGGTGCCagcctcggggggggggggtgtgggtgggTTACAAGCCCCCCCACGGTGCCCTCAAGCACAGCTGGGGGCCGCAGGCTTCTTGTTTGCCCCCGCCAGCCACCGAAACcgggaaaaagaaaagggacgTTTTGCAATTCTCGGAACGGCTGCATGGGGAAGGGGAAGTTGCAGCGCGGGCAGGGGCCTCGGGGGGCACGGCCCTGCATGGGGGCACAgacctctcctgcctgcccgaACGCCGCcgtcccccagcacccccaaacCCCTTTCTTTGCTGCCCGCCGTTTGGCTGGACGCGCAGGCAGGACGCGGTGCCCTGTCCCGCCGAGGAGGCAGCTTTTTCTTCCATCCAGGGTGGCCCTGAGTAGATCCCCGGGTGCCTGGTGGGTGCCAAAATCACTCTGCTAGAGCTGGCACCCTGGGGTGCACCCGGCTCCCACTCCCAAAGGTGTTTGGGTGCCAACTAGCCTCATTACATCTGTCCTCGCAGCGGCCCCGTAGCCCTttgccctgtcctgctgccaccAGCACCCGTCCCCAGCCCCGTAGCTGCCgtcccactgccccagccctgcgcGGGGCTAACGAGAGGGGTAACGAGACGGGGAGGCCGTGATGGAGAGCAGCCCGTGGGTCCCTGATGCTGGATGCTCAACCTTAGGGACGGATGCTCTCCCAAGCCGATGTCGTCCCCCCACAACCTGGcttgtccccatcccctcctcagCCATTTTGCTCTCTTGGTGTCGTACTCACCGCTGGGGAAGGCGACGCGGGGCAGGGGCTCGGCACAGAGCACGGCGGCTGGCATCACCACACCGCAGAgcaggcagaaggcagctgcGGGCATGGCGGGGGGCGGCAGGGATGTACCCCTCGAGGGTCCCAGCACCATCCCTGCGGGAAAGGCGAGGGTTAGGGCAagcgctgccggggctgggTGTCACCAAGCGGAAATGAGAGGGGGGAAGCCAGCAGCACCCAGTATGGGGGGGGCCGTGGGGCCCTGGCGCCTCAAGCTGCGTGCGGTCCCCGAACACAGGCGAGAGCTTCCCGCTGCCGCCGTGGCACAGGCAGAGACGTCCCCACACCCTGCCGGGCTCCCTGCACCGGGACCCCCCTGGCACAGGGGTGTCCAGAGGCTCCTGCCTTTGCCCCCGCAGAGCCCCACAGTGCCCATCCCCGTCAGGGATTCCCCCGTGCAGCTCCATCAGTGGCTGGAGGATCCACAAAATTcagggacgggacgggacgggacacCCCCCTCTTGCAGCGCTTTTTTGCACCTTTTCCCAGAAGCAATGGGGAAAGAGCAATGTCTCAAGAACCGTGTGGTCCCCGGGACCCGTTGTGGGCGGCCACCGTGTCCCCAGCATTACCTCTCCGGCGGGCGAGGACAGAGCTGGCTCACCTTCGCCCCTGGAGCGTCGGCACCCGGCAGGCGCCTGGCCCCAGGGGGCTGCGGCCAGAAGACCCCCAAGGCTCCATGCCCGGTGCCCGGCCAAGATCTGGCCGCGCTGCCAGGCTCCCAGCCCGGCTCGTGGCAGGGCTCGCTgtggcccagcccagcccagcgtGGCCCCGCTGGGGACTGCGGGAACCAGAAAGTCCTGCTGGAAGAGGACGAGCCTCAGCAGGTTGGGGCAGCGGGCGCCTGCTCCCGCCTCGCCTGCGTTGCACCCATGCGGGGAGGGCAGCAAAGCCTGGCGGAGGGAGCCGGGATGGGAGCCGGggtgctctgctcctctgaCTGGGGCGCCCAGGGGGTGACGTGGGGGGGAAATGGCGTGCCCGGATGCCTGGGTTCCCTTCCTGGCTTTGGGAAAATCTTTAGGGTGAGAGCAAAGCAACGTCGTTTCTCCTGTTGACTGTGAGGATCAACAGTGGGTCTGAGCATCGCCCCCACCAACAGCTCCATGAGGCTGAGCATCGCCCCCCACAAACAGCTCCGTGGGGCTGAGCATCGCCCCCCACAAACAGCTCCGTGGGGCTGAGCATCACTCCCACAAACAGCCCTGTGGGGCTGAGCATCGCCCCCCACAAAGAGCCCCGTGAGGCTGAGCATCGCCCCCCACAAAGAGCCCCGTGGGGCTGAGCATCGCACCCACAAACAGCTCCGTGGGGCTGAGCATCACTCCCACAAACAGCCCTGTGGGGCTGAGCATTGCCCCCCACAAACAGCCCCGTGGGGCTGAGCATCGCCCCCCACAAACAGCCCCATGAGGCTGAGCATCGCACCCACAAACAGCTCCGTGGGGCTCAGCATCATTCCCACAAACAGCCCCGTGGGGCTGAGCATTGTACCCACAAACAGCCCCGTGGGGCTGAGCATCGCACCCACAAAGAGCCCCATGAGGCTGAGCATCGCACCCCCAAAGAGCCCGTAGCCGTCCCGGCAGCCAGGCTCCCTCCAGGCTCCATCCTCCACCCCAGGCTGCTCTGGGACAGCTGTGGGTGAGAAACCCATCGACGCCAAAGCCCTGGGGTACCCCCAACACCATAGCCACATCTGAGGTACCCCAATATCCCGCTCCAGAGAAGGCTGAGGAGCATTCTGCCCTGTCGAGGCCTCCTTACCTGCCTCCCCCGGTGCCACCATCCGCCCGCAGGGACACCAAGCCCCGGGAGGGCAGCGCTCTCCCTGCCACCTTGCTTGGCCGGGACAGAAAGCTCCTTGTAAGCGCAGAAACTAGGTTACTCTGCCCCGGATTTCCCACTTGGCGAAGGGTTGGCTGAGAAACGGGGCTTGCACGGAGGCTTGGACCGGCCGCATTGTTCTGCCCTGGGCCGGAGCCACCGGGGccagtggagggggaggagggatgggaaagggagcagagGCTCCTCTGCGAGGCTGAAGGCTCAGGGGGACTGTGGCGGGGCTGGGGAAAGCCCCCAGAGAGTCTTCCTCCGGCATGAGGCAGCTCTGATGCAGAGTGTGAAGCGAGAGCAGCCTCAAGGCTGCTCCAGCGGCGTGGGGAGCCAAAGCTCCGTCACAGCCCTGTCCCTCCTCCTGTCTGGGTCCCCATGCCAAAGCGATCTGGGGACATGCTGGGCGGGGGGCCGTTACAGCCTCCCTGCATAGGATTTGGCACGTGGAAGCGAGTGTCACCGAGGG
Proteins encoded in this window:
- the SEMA4A gene encoding LOW QUALITY PROTEIN: semaphorin-4A (The sequence of the model RefSeq protein was modified relative to this genomic sequence to represent the inferred CDS: inserted 1 base in 1 codon; deleted 5 bases in 4 codons), which translates into the protein MGLFVGAMLSPTGLCLWGAMLSLMELLVGAMLRPTVDPHSQQEKRRCFSHPKDFPKARKGTQASGHAFPPHVTPWAPSQRSRAPRLPSRLPPPGFAALPAWVQRRRGGSRRPLPQPAEARPLPAGLSGSRSPXAGPRWAGLGHSEPCHEPGWEPGSAARSWPGTGHGALGVFWPQPPGARRLPGADAPGAKVSSSVLARRRGMVLGPSRGTSLPPPAMPAAAFCLLCGVVMPAAVLCAEPLPRVAFPSGDPRRTLTHFSQDNVSHYDIFLLHESEEELYVGARDRVLALTVGTPGSISAKASIMWGPTAEKTSECAFKKKSRETECFNFIRVLVALNQTHLYVCGTYAFSPACTYIQLENFTLVSSSRGQPFLDGKGQCPFDPQHTYTALLVDGELYAGTMNNFQGNEPIISRSLGSRTLLKTDAFLRWLSADTAFVASFSIPGDDKVYFFFEETADEFDFFERLLVPRVARVCKSDVGGDKVLQKKWTTFLKAQLVCSQPGRFPFNVIHHAFALPRRDGGADFYAVFTSQWQAGRAGSAAVCAYSQEALEEVFEGKYKELNKESSRWTVYGGPDMSPRPGSCYMGPSSDKALTFMKDHFLMDGKVLPTQGRPLLVKTDVTYTRIAVDETRGVSGATYRVMFLATAEGFLHKAVELPGDPHIVESIQLFGTPEPVKNLLLAPGKGILYVGYSGGVLQVPLANCSLHRSCAECVLARDPYCAWHSLKGSCQPTRAAAAAAEDKSAWLQDIEAGSPAAVCHRRSAAMPRAWGAQEDPAAERLSPPLNAVVRLPCPRRSALATYSWQQPGGRGGRGATALLPDQTLVVIMQRGTAGTYKCQATENGYTWTVAHYQLRDPSGVAPQPDEVAEEGFAWGSSDPGSPRSYWPQFVTVTVLLAVTLAAAACLALLAYHDQLKARSKVRGCSAPHSPPSQHREKVPLNGGTGEPSAPGVPTEEEEEEESSRACCLQLDGDIDADNNSLHVPAGDTA